In the Candidatus Rhodoblastus alkanivorans genome, one interval contains:
- a CDS encoding DUF7146 domain-containing protein, translated as MSRREASDLACRLGQNAETVCRHYLSNGRRQGNYWLVGDARNTPGRSMFVRLRETRKGRAGKWLDAATGENGDLLDVIREVCGLTGFDDIAEEARRFLGLPHVEQFKLAPRGDKARSGSTEAARRLWAMSQPIAGTIAEAYLRQRRIAVARDLANLRFHPHCYYRPEDHGPTQTWPAMIAAVTDLAGAVTGAQRTWLSPDGSGKAPIGTQRKAMGDLLGHAVRFGRPSEIMAVGEGIETMLSLKSALPHMPMAAALSAAHLAAILFPPSVRRLYIACDKDPAGDGAREQLMRRANQAGIEAVALTPTLGDFNDDLVAFGIVALRAHVRVQLMPEDVARFMSLAA; from the coding sequence ATGTCGCGCCGCGAAGCTTCCGATCTTGCATGTCGCCTCGGTCAGAACGCCGAGACGGTATGCCGACATTATCTCAGCAACGGCCGCCGCCAGGGCAATTATTGGCTGGTCGGCGACGCACGCAACACTCCGGGCCGCTCGATGTTCGTGCGGCTCAGGGAAACGCGAAAAGGCCGCGCCGGAAAATGGCTCGACGCCGCCACGGGAGAAAATGGCGATCTGCTCGATGTCATTCGCGAAGTGTGCGGCCTGACCGGGTTCGACGATATCGCCGAGGAAGCACGGCGCTTCCTTGGTTTGCCGCACGTGGAGCAATTTAAGCTTGCGCCAAGAGGCGACAAAGCGCGATCAGGTTCAACCGAAGCCGCGCGGCGGTTATGGGCGATGTCCCAGCCGATCGCCGGCACCATCGCTGAGGCCTATTTGCGCCAACGCCGGATAGCTGTCGCCCGCGATTTGGCCAATCTGCGTTTCCATCCACACTGCTATTATCGACCGGAGGACCATGGCCCGACGCAGACATGGCCAGCCATGATCGCCGCCGTCACCGATCTTGCCGGGGCGGTCACCGGCGCGCAGCGCACCTGGCTTTCGCCTGACGGCTCGGGCAAGGCGCCGATCGGCACGCAGCGCAAAGCGATGGGCGACCTGCTCGGCCACGCGGTGCGTTTCGGTCGTCCGTCCGAAATCATGGCGGTGGGCGAAGGCATCGAAACCATGCTCTCCCTGAAATCCGCCCTGCCGCATATGCCGATGGCGGCGGCGCTCTCCGCTGCCCATCTCGCCGCCATCCTGTTCCCACCTTCCGTACGCCGTCTCTATATCGCCTGCGATAAGGATCCAGCTGGCGACGGGGCGCGCGAGCAGTTGATGCGACGCGCGAACCAGGCCGGAATCGAGGCGGTCGCGTTGACGCCGACGCTCGGCGACTTCAATGACGATCTGGTCGCCTTTGGCATTGTCGCGCTTCGGGCGCATGTGCGGGTGCAGCTCATGCCGGAGGACGTCGCGCGCTTCATGAGCCTTGCGGCATAG
- a CDS encoding DUF2493 domain-containing protein, producing MNERNAFEPRHHSSPTEHVLQELQLYGFRPFSDEPDPRPLPEGNRVAGAIADIFDALIATLSDTRLEPDLDDLLWSTVNLFHRASSRIERELDDNEQAQRRLQKEQDGSEVKSVELERLTAEGQTLIERRDAFELMRDQAAEHFERQTGSSWRPRAGSMVNHRNLTSAMIDSREFLAAKKRAETQVLIPAGPKIAFSGGEAGDHNLIWAKLDQVHAKHPDMVLLHGGSTKGAEKIAARWADHRKVQQIAFKPDWAKHAKAAPFKRNDQMLNVMPIGVIIVPGTGIQDNLADKARKLGIPVYRFEKGGA from the coding sequence ATGAACGAGCGCAACGCTTTCGAACCCCGGCATCATTCCTCTCCAACGGAGCATGTCCTGCAAGAGCTTCAGCTCTATGGCTTTCGCCCCTTTTCCGACGAGCCTGATCCGCGGCCCCTCCCCGAGGGCAATCGTGTCGCCGGCGCCATAGCTGACATTTTCGACGCCCTGATCGCGACGCTCTCCGACACGCGCCTCGAACCGGATCTCGACGATTTGCTCTGGTCAACAGTCAACCTGTTCCACCGCGCCTCCAGCCGGATCGAACGCGAACTCGACGATAACGAGCAGGCGCAACGCCGGTTACAAAAGGAACAGGATGGCAGCGAGGTCAAATCGGTCGAACTGGAGCGCCTGACGGCGGAAGGACAGACCTTGATCGAACGCCGCGACGCATTCGAACTGATGCGCGACCAGGCCGCGGAGCATTTCGAGCGGCAGACGGGCTCAAGCTGGCGGCCTCGCGCCGGCTCCATGGTCAATCATCGCAATCTCACCTCTGCCATGATCGACAGCCGCGAATTTCTCGCGGCGAAAAAACGCGCCGAGACGCAAGTGCTCATCCCAGCCGGTCCGAAAATCGCCTTCTCCGGCGGCGAGGCTGGCGATCACAATCTGATCTGGGCGAAACTGGATCAGGTCCACGCCAAACATCCCGACATGGTGCTGCTGCATGGCGGCTCGACGAAAGGCGCCGAGAAAATCGCCGCACGTTGGGCGGACCATCGCAAAGTGCAACAGATCGCCTTCAAGCCCGACTGGGCCAAACACGCCAAGGCGGCGCCCTTCAAGCGCAACGATCAGATGCTGAATGTGATGCCGATCGGCGTCATCATCGTCCCCGGCACGGGGATTCAGGACAATCTTGCCGACAAGGCGCGAAAGTTGGGCATTCCGGTCTATCGCTTTGAGAAAGGCGGCGCGTGA